Proteins encoded within one genomic window of Spirulina major PCC 6313:
- the urtB gene encoding urea ABC transporter permease subunit UrtB, whose protein sequence is MVQLLIGAFNGISIGSVLLISALGLAIVFGLMGVINLAHGELMMLGAYTTFFVQNLFNALGDPWAQVYTIAAIPAAFLVAALVGLILERGVIRFLYGRPLETLLATWGVSLILRQLVRTTISARNVDVTAPAWLRGGLQIDTGSAVPIQLPYARMFIIVLTIACVVGVYFFLNGSNWGLRIRSVTQNRQMSACLGIPTAKVDALTFAIGSGLAGIAGCAITLLGSVGPNTGQNYIIDTFMVVVVGGVGNLFGSIVSAMVIGIVTYLIGSGTFAVLLSPMDSMQPVVAFFEFFASSSMAKVMVFALIIGFLQIKPAGIFPQKGRTAEL, encoded by the coding sequence ATTGTCCAGCTTTTGATTGGTGCATTTAATGGCATCAGTATTGGTTCGGTGTTGCTGATTTCGGCGTTAGGATTGGCGATCGTCTTTGGCTTGATGGGGGTGATCAACCTCGCCCACGGTGAGTTAATGATGCTCGGTGCTTACACGACCTTTTTTGTCCAAAATTTATTTAATGCTTTGGGTGATCCCTGGGCACAGGTTTATACGATCGCTGCCATTCCCGCCGCCTTTCTTGTCGCGGCCCTCGTCGGGCTGATCTTGGAACGGGGCGTGATCCGCTTTCTCTACGGGCGACCCCTCGAAACCCTCTTAGCCACCTGGGGGGTGAGCTTGATCCTGCGGCAGTTGGTGCGCACCACGATCAGCGCCCGGAACGTAGATGTAACGGCTCCGGCTTGGCTGCGGGGCGGGTTGCAAATTGACACAGGCAGTGCTGTCCCGATTCAATTGCCCTATGCGCGCATGTTCATCATCGTTTTGACGATCGCCTGTGTCGTAGGGGTGTATTTTTTCCTCAATGGTTCTAATTGGGGGTTGCGGATTCGCTCCGTCACCCAAAACCGTCAGATGAGTGCCTGTTTAGGCATTCCCACCGCGAAAGTGGATGCGCTGACCTTTGCGATCGGCTCCGGTTTGGCCGGGATTGCCGGTTGTGCGATTACCCTCCTCGGCTCGGTGGGCCCCAATACCGGCCAAAACTACATCATTGATACGTTTATGGTGGTGGTCGTGGGCGGGGTGGGGAATCTCTTCGGCTCGATTGTCTCAGCGATGGTGATTGGGATTGTCACCTATCTAATCGGGTCTGGAACCTTTGCTGTGCTCCTCAGCCCCATGGATTCGATGCAGCCGGTGGTGGCCTTTTTTGAATTTTTCGCCTCATCGAGTATGGCGAAAGTGATGGTGTTTGCCTTGATTATTGGGTTTTTACAGATTAAACCGGCGGGGATTTTTCCCCAAAAGGGACGCACCGCCGAGCTATGA
- the urtA gene encoding urea ABC transporter substrate-binding protein, with protein MVQPNIGRRKFLLYGTAALGTSILLKACGAPPEDTETTTEEGGDETASSDSGDSGDTIKVGILHSLSGTMAISETTVVDAEQLAIKEINAAGGVLGKQIEAVIEDGESDWPTFAEKAGKLIDQDEVAVVFGCWTSASRKAVLDVFESKDHMLWYPVQYEGQECSKNIFYTGAAPNQQIEPAVDWLLENKGTQFFLVGSDYVFPRTANTVIKEQLKANGGETVGEDYLPLGNTEVTPIITKIQQALPDGGVIFNTLNGDSNVAFFKQMQGAGLTPDKYPVMSVSVAEEEVRQIGPEFLVGHYAAWNYFQTVETPENEKWVADFKAEYGDDRVTNDPMEAAYIMVYLWKQAVEEAGTTDLEAVRAAAIGQTFDAPEGPVTMNANHHLSKTVRIGEINEDGMFDIVFETDGPVDPQPWNQYVPETKGFACDWSDPEKGGKYKVEA; from the coding sequence ATGGTACAACCAAACATCGGGCGACGGAAATTTCTGCTCTACGGAACCGCCGCCCTAGGCACAAGTATTCTGCTGAAAGCCTGCGGTGCGCCGCCAGAAGACACTGAAACCACCACAGAAGAGGGTGGCGATGAAACCGCTAGCAGCGATAGCGGTGACAGCGGCGACACGATTAAAGTTGGGATTCTGCACTCCCTGAGTGGCACGATGGCCATCAGTGAAACCACCGTCGTTGATGCTGAGCAACTCGCCATCAAAGAAATCAACGCCGCCGGGGGTGTCCTCGGTAAGCAAATCGAAGCCGTGATCGAAGACGGTGAATCCGATTGGCCCACCTTCGCGGAAAAAGCCGGTAAACTCATCGACCAAGATGAAGTTGCTGTCGTTTTTGGCTGTTGGACTTCCGCCAGCCGTAAAGCCGTCTTGGATGTGTTTGAATCCAAAGACCACATGCTTTGGTATCCCGTCCAATACGAAGGCCAAGAATGCTCCAAAAACATCTTCTACACCGGGGCTGCCCCTAACCAGCAAATTGAACCCGCTGTGGATTGGCTCCTCGAAAACAAAGGCACACAATTCTTCCTCGTTGGCTCTGACTACGTGTTCCCCCGCACCGCCAACACGGTGATTAAAGAACAACTCAAAGCCAACGGCGGCGAAACTGTCGGGGAAGACTACCTCCCCTTGGGCAACACCGAAGTCACCCCGATCATCACCAAGATTCAACAAGCCCTACCTGATGGCGGCGTGATTTTCAACACCCTCAACGGTGACAGCAATGTGGCATTTTTCAAACAAATGCAAGGGGCGGGCTTAACCCCGGATAAATACCCCGTCATGTCCGTCAGTGTTGCCGAAGAAGAAGTGCGCCAAATTGGCCCGGAATTCCTTGTCGGTCATTACGCGGCGTGGAACTACTTCCAAACCGTGGAGACTCCGGAAAACGAAAAGTGGGTCGCTGACTTCAAAGCGGAATACGGTGACGATCGCGTCACCAATGACCCAATGGAAGCCGCCTACATCATGGTGTACCTCTGGAAGCAAGCCGTGGAAGAAGCGGGGACGACAGATCTGGAAGCCGTGCGCGCAGCAGCCATCGGCCAAACCTTCGACGCGCCGGAAGGGCCGGTAACGATGAACGCTAACCACCACCTTTCTAAGACGGTGCGCATTGGTGAAATCAACGAAGACGGGATGTTTGATATTGTCTTTGAAACCGATGGCCCCGTTGATCCCCAGCCCTGGAACCAGTATGTACCGGAAACGAAGGGCTTTGCCTGTGACTGGAGTGATCCGGAAAAAGGTGGCAAGTACAAAGTGGAAGCTTAG
- a CDS encoding ATP-binding protein, with the protein MTSLTFSAQQYDLSQLKQPTIHTLPQIQSHGILLVLSEPDLTILQVSRNTQRLLGLTPEDLLGQCLETLLDVVQMEQIQAGLRSVTLDPINPSKIWIRRQGDEYGVFDAVFYRTADGVLVMECEPAIALENIPFLSFYHLAKSSINRITTTTNLHDFCHIIVQEVRNLTDFDRVMLYRFNEDNHGEVLAEAKIEELDSYLGLHFPESDIPAPARQLFLSNWIRAIPDVTAEPVPLYPTLHPETQQPTDLTLSILRSPFSCHIEYLKNMGVGASLTISLIKDDRLWGLIACHHRTPKQISYELRKACEFLGRVIFAELSTREEEADYRYRIKLARVQADLIEAMSDADDFIAGLVKTPTLLLDLVKATGAAIYFNNQWTLVGQTPAREDLEGLGQWLTKAIADDVLVTDSLPSIYFDAERFKGLASGLLAIPLAQRSFVMWFRPEVLQTVNWGGNPQQAYHVEEHEGEVKLCPRQSFELWKETVKLTALPWQQDEVRAVLELRKAIVNNVLRQAEELALLAQDLERSNAELKKFAYVASHDLQEPLNQVANYVQLLEMRYDEVLDQDAKDFINFAVNGVSLMQTLIDDVLAYSKVDSRGIECESVEVQDAIERAIANVRSRIGATHAEITWDDMPVVMADPTQLMQLFQNLISNGIKFRSPDTVPQIHVGVERQEDVWLFTVQDNGIGLDVQFADRIFVIFQRLHTRDEYDGSGIGLAICKKIVEGHRGQIWVESELGKGTTFYFTLPVEDRDRHHVNRRKTQNYFVSGR; encoded by the coding sequence ATGACGAGTCTTACTTTTTCAGCCCAACAATATGATCTGAGTCAACTCAAACAACCAACGATTCATACCCTGCCCCAGATTCAATCCCATGGCATTCTCTTGGTGCTGAGTGAACCGGATTTAACGATTCTGCAAGTGAGTCGTAATACGCAGCGGCTGTTGGGCTTGACCCCGGAGGATCTCCTGGGACAATGCCTTGAAACGCTCCTAGATGTGGTGCAGATGGAGCAAATTCAAGCGGGCTTACGGTCTGTAACCCTTGACCCCATTAATCCGAGCAAAATCTGGATTCGTCGCCAAGGGGATGAGTATGGGGTGTTTGATGCGGTGTTTTATCGCACGGCGGATGGGGTGTTGGTGATGGAGTGTGAACCGGCGATCGCCCTGGAAAATATTCCCTTCCTCAGCTTCTATCACCTGGCGAAATCCTCGATCAATCGCATCACCACCACCACCAATCTCCACGATTTTTGTCACATCATTGTCCAGGAAGTCCGCAACCTCACAGACTTTGACCGGGTGATGCTCTATCGGTTTAACGAAGATAACCACGGTGAAGTGTTAGCCGAAGCGAAAATTGAAGAACTGGATTCCTATTTGGGGCTGCATTTCCCGGAATCGGACATTCCCGCCCCGGCCCGCCAACTGTTTCTCTCGAACTGGATTCGGGCCATTCCCGATGTCACGGCGGAACCCGTGCCCCTCTATCCCACCCTCCATCCCGAAACCCAGCAGCCGACGGATCTCACCCTTTCAATTCTCCGCAGTCCCTTTTCCTGCCACATTGAGTATCTGAAAAACATGGGGGTGGGGGCATCGTTGACGATTTCTCTGATTAAAGATGATCGGCTGTGGGGCTTGATTGCCTGTCACCATCGCACCCCGAAACAGATTTCCTATGAACTGCGCAAGGCCTGTGAATTTTTAGGGCGGGTGATTTTTGCAGAACTGTCTACCCGTGAGGAGGAGGCGGATTATCGCTACCGGATTAAGCTGGCGAGGGTGCAGGCGGATCTGATTGAGGCGATGTCTGATGCCGATGATTTTATTGCGGGTTTGGTGAAAACGCCGACGCTGCTGCTGGATTTGGTGAAGGCGACGGGGGCGGCGATTTATTTTAATAATCAATGGACGCTGGTGGGGCAAACTCCGGCCCGGGAAGATTTGGAGGGGTTGGGGCAATGGTTGACGAAAGCGATCGCGGATGATGTGTTGGTCACTGATTCGTTGCCGTCGATCTATTTTGACGCGGAACGGTTTAAGGGTTTAGCCAGTGGCTTGTTGGCGATTCCGTTGGCCCAACGCAGTTTTGTCATGTGGTTCCGCCCAGAAGTGCTGCAAACGGTGAATTGGGGGGGAAACCCTCAGCAGGCGTACCATGTGGAGGAACATGAAGGCGAGGTGAAACTCTGTCCGCGTCAATCCTTTGAGTTGTGGAAAGAGACGGTGAAGCTGACGGCGTTGCCCTGGCAGCAAGATGAGGTGCGGGCGGTGCTGGAATTGCGCAAGGCGATCGTCAATAATGTGCTGCGCCAAGCGGAAGAGTTAGCCCTGTTGGCGCAGGATTTGGAACGGTCGAATGCGGAACTGAAAAAGTTTGCCTATGTGGCCTCCCATGATTTGCAAGAGCCGCTCAATCAGGTGGCGAACTATGTGCAGTTGTTGGAAATGCGCTATGACGAGGTGCTTGACCAAGATGCTAAGGATTTTATTAATTTTGCGGTGAATGGGGTGAGCTTGATGCAAACCTTGATTGATGATGTGTTGGCCTATTCCAAGGTGGATTCGCGGGGGATTGAGTGCGAGTCGGTGGAGGTGCAGGATGCCATTGAGCGGGCGATCGCCAATGTCCGGAGCCGGATCGGGGCCACCCATGCCGAAATCACCTGGGATGATATGCCGGTGGTGATGGCGGACCCCACGCAACTGATGCAACTCTTTCAAAATCTGATCAGTAATGGGATTAAGTTCCGTTCACCGGATACAGTGCCGCAGATTCATGTGGGGGTAGAACGCCAGGAAGATGTGTGGCTATTCACGGTGCAGGATAACGGCATTGGCCTCGATGTGCAGTTTGCCGATCGCATCTTTGTGATTTTCCAACGCCTGCACACCCGTGATGAATACGATGGCTCTGGGATTGGCTTGGCAATCTGTAAAAAGATTGTTGAAGGCCATCGGGGCCAAATTTGGGTAGAGTCTGAGCTTGGAAAAGGCACTACATTTTATTTCACTCTGCCTGTGGAGGATCGCGATCGTCACCATGTCAACCGACGCAAAACGCAAAACTATTTTGTTAGTGGACGATAA
- a CDS encoding response regulator encodes MSTDAKRKTILLVDDNLGDIRLIQEALKTSTLDLDIVIARDGVEAIAQLRGLDDYPIVHPDLILLDLNLPRKDGREVLAEIKTDPALKRIPVVVLTTSRHEDDIINSYDLHVNCYISKSRNLSQLFKIVRGIEEFWLETTTLPPNIH; translated from the coding sequence ATGTCAACCGACGCAAAACGCAAAACTATTTTGTTAGTGGACGATAATCTTGGCGATATTCGCCTGATTCAAGAGGCGCTCAAAACGAGTACCCTTGACCTTGACATTGTCATTGCCCGCGATGGGGTCGAAGCGATCGCCCAGTTACGTGGCCTCGACGATTACCCCATCGTACACCCGGACTTGATCTTGCTAGATCTCAACTTGCCCCGAAAAGACGGGCGGGAGGTTCTGGCTGAGATTAAAACTGATCCTGCCTTAAAACGCATTCCCGTTGTTGTACTGACGACATCACGCCATGAAGATGACATCATCAATAGCTATGATCTCCATGTCAACTGCTATATTTCCAAATCACGTAATTTGAGCCAATTGTTCAAAATTGTGCGGGGGATTGAAGAATTTTGGTTAGAAACTACGACCTTACCCCCCAACATTCACTAA
- a CDS encoding hybrid sensor histidine kinase/response regulator yields the protein MVRNYDLTPQHSLKTGHGTILLIEDSLADARLLQEVLRGSPLSNSRFLHVQRLQAATTLLDQAEQEAIAVVLLDLTLPDSYGLASLDTITHHAPQLPIVVLTNTNDDQLALQAVRHGAQDYLIKRQINAEMLSRAVHYAIERKQAAEALRIAKETLELRVSQRTAELKAANESLQQEVAGRQHIQERLTLAQQVGKIGTFEWILETDQVLWTAELEALYGVQPGEFGDRHHTWLQRIYPEDRPRLQQAIDNTRQRHIGLNLEFRIHWPDNTLHWIAVTSTVFPAGDGKPQRLIGLHMDITEKKQLEAQFLRAQRLESLGTLASGIAHDLNNILTPILSVAQLLPLKLPNLDAQNLNLLNILETSARRGSELIKQILSFARGMEDKRICLQVGHLLTDIQQMIRQTLPKSIEITMDLERDLWMVNGNLTQLHQVLMNLCVNARDAMPLGGTLQMTAMNWIVDEGLARQHFDAIAGPHVQITIADTGMGIAPELLPRIFDPFFTTKEIGKGTGLGLSAVLGIIKSHGGFIDVHSAAQGGSTFIVYLPAHIALSEQSEAAGVVPVGNQELILVVDDEEVVCDVIKTTLETYHYRVLTANHGLAAISLYSEHHRSIQAVVMDIMMPIMDGPATLPLLQRINPEVIAIATSGLNSNEAAQTAKQLGFKAFLPKPININNLLNTLHSCLVPRHDP from the coding sequence TTGGTTAGAAACTACGACCTTACCCCCCAACATTCACTAAAGACGGGCCACGGTACAATTCTGCTGATTGAAGACAGTTTGGCCGATGCTCGCCTCCTCCAAGAAGTGTTGCGGGGCAGTCCTTTATCCAACAGTCGTTTTCTCCATGTGCAACGCCTCCAAGCGGCCACGACGCTCCTAGACCAGGCAGAACAAGAAGCGATCGCCGTCGTGCTCTTAGATCTCACCCTTCCGGATAGCTACGGCCTCGCCTCCTTGGATACGATCACTCACCATGCACCCCAGTTGCCGATTGTGGTGTTGACCAACACCAACGATGATCAACTGGCGCTGCAAGCGGTGCGCCACGGAGCTCAGGACTATCTGATCAAACGGCAGATTAACGCGGAAATGTTGAGCCGGGCGGTTCATTATGCGATCGAGCGCAAGCAAGCCGCCGAAGCCCTCCGGATCGCCAAAGAAACCCTAGAATTGCGGGTCAGCCAACGCACGGCCGAATTGAAAGCCGCCAATGAATCCCTCCAGCAGGAAGTGGCAGGGCGGCAGCACATTCAAGAGCGGCTCACCTTGGCGCAACAGGTGGGCAAAATCGGCACGTTTGAATGGATTTTAGAGACAGATCAGGTGTTATGGACGGCGGAATTAGAGGCTCTGTATGGGGTCCAGCCGGGGGAGTTTGGCGATCGCCACCACACCTGGCTCCAACGCATCTACCCTGAAGATCGCCCCCGTCTTCAACAGGCGATCGACAACACCCGCCAGCGTCATATTGGCCTCAATCTCGAATTTCGGATTCACTGGCCGGACAATACACTCCATTGGATCGCCGTCACCAGCACCGTTTTTCCGGCCGGTGACGGCAAACCCCAACGCCTGATCGGTCTCCATATGGACATCACCGAAAAAAAGCAACTCGAAGCCCAGTTTCTCCGGGCCCAACGCCTCGAAAGCTTAGGCACCTTAGCCAGCGGCATTGCCCACGACCTCAACAATATCCTCACCCCGATCCTCTCCGTTGCTCAACTGCTGCCCCTCAAACTGCCCAATCTCGATGCCCAAAATCTCAATCTTTTGAATATTCTGGAAACTAGTGCTCGCCGGGGGAGTGAGTTGATCAAGCAAATTTTGTCCTTTGCGCGGGGCATGGAAGACAAGCGGATTTGTCTGCAAGTGGGCCATCTGCTCACGGATATTCAGCAGATGATTCGCCAAACCCTGCCTAAATCCATTGAAATTACGATGGATCTGGAGCGAGATTTATGGATGGTGAATGGGAATTTAACCCAGTTGCATCAGGTGTTGATGAATCTCTGTGTGAATGCCCGCGATGCGATGCCGTTGGGGGGCACGCTGCAAATGACGGCGATGAATTGGATCGTGGATGAGGGGTTAGCGCGGCAGCATTTTGATGCGATCGCAGGCCCCCATGTGCAAATCACCATTGCCGACACCGGCATGGGGATTGCCCCCGAACTTCTGCCGCGTATTTTTGATCCCTTCTTCACCACCAAAGAAATCGGCAAGGGTACAGGCCTTGGTCTTTCGGCGGTCTTGGGCATCATTAAAAGTCACGGGGGATTTATTGATGTCCACAGTGCCGCCCAAGGGGGCAGTACCTTTATTGTCTATCTCCCGGCCCATATTGCCCTTTCTGAGCAGTCGGAAGCGGCGGGCGTAGTGCCTGTGGGTAACCAGGAGTTAATTTTGGTGGTGGATGATGAAGAGGTGGTCTGTGATGTGATCAAAACGACCCTCGAAACCTATCACTATCGCGTCCTCACCGCCAACCATGGCCTCGCGGCGATCTCCCTGTATTCTGAGCATCACCGCAGCATCCAGGCGGTGGTGATGGACATCATGATGCCGATTATGGATGGGCCCGCGACGCTGCCTCTGTTGCAGCGGATTAACCCGGAGGTGATTGCGATCGCCACCAGTGGACTCAACTCCAACGAAGCCGCCCAAACTGCCAAACAACTAGGGTTTAAAGCCTTCCTCCCCAAACCGATCAACATCAACAATCTGCTCAACACCCTCCACAGTTGCCTCGTCCCCCGCCACGATCCTTAA
- the ureA gene encoding urease subunit gamma, whose amino-acid sequence MQLTPQEKDKLLIFTAALLAERRKAKGLKLNYPEAVAYLTAAILEGAREGRSVAELMTAGTTILTRADVMEGIAEMIPEVQVEATFPDGTKLVTVHDPIR is encoded by the coding sequence ATGCAACTCACCCCCCAGGAAAAAGATAAATTATTGATTTTCACCGCGGCCCTCCTGGCTGAGCGGCGCAAAGCGAAGGGATTAAAGCTCAATTACCCCGAAGCGGTGGCCTATCTGACGGCGGCGATCCTCGAAGGGGCCCGCGAAGGGCGCAGCGTGGCAGAACTGATGACCGCAGGCACGACCATCCTCACCCGTGCTGATGTGATGGAGGGGATTGCGGAAATGATTCCGGAGGTGCAAGTGGAAGCGACCTTTCCCGATGGGACGAAGTTGGTCACGGTGCATGATCCGATCCGTTAA
- the map gene encoding type I methionyl aminopeptidase gives MGNDRIVLLSKREIAKMREAGKLAAQLLDHLAPMVKPGISTLELNDEAERWTQAHGAISAPLGYHGFPKSICTSINEVICHGIPSVTEILKDGDIINIDVTPILDGYYGDTSRTFFVGEPSPLAKQLVEVTAECLQRGIEAVQPGGRVGDIGAAIQEHAEAHGFSVVRDFVGHGVNRVFHTAPQIPHYGTRGKGKKLRPGMVFTIEPMINEGTWEAQVQADGWTALTKDRKLSAQFEHTIAILETGVEILTRPADD, from the coding sequence ATGGGAAACGATCGCATCGTTTTACTCTCAAAACGTGAAATTGCCAAAATGCGGGAAGCCGGCAAACTGGCTGCCCAACTCCTAGACCACCTCGCCCCGATGGTCAAACCCGGCATCAGCACCCTTGAACTAAATGATGAAGCGGAACGCTGGACCCAAGCCCATGGAGCCATCAGCGCCCCCCTGGGATATCACGGCTTTCCGAAATCCATTTGTACCAGCATCAACGAGGTAATCTGCCACGGCATTCCCAGCGTCACTGAAATTCTCAAAGATGGCGACATCATCAATATTGATGTCACCCCGATCCTCGACGGCTACTACGGAGACACCTCCCGCACCTTCTTTGTGGGTGAACCGTCCCCCCTTGCCAAACAACTCGTTGAAGTAACCGCAGAATGCTTGCAACGCGGGATTGAAGCCGTGCAGCCCGGTGGACGAGTGGGAGATATTGGCGCGGCCATTCAAGAACATGCCGAAGCCCATGGATTTTCCGTGGTGCGGGATTTTGTCGGCCATGGCGTGAACCGGGTCTTTCATACCGCCCCGCAAATTCCCCACTATGGCACGCGGGGCAAAGGGAAAAAACTCCGCCCCGGCATGGTGTTCACCATTGAGCCGATGATTAATGAAGGGACATGGGAAGCCCAGGTACAGGCCGATGGTTGGACGGCACTCACGAAGGATCGCAAACTCTCGGCGCAGTTTGAACATACGATCGCAATCCTCGAAACGGGGGTTGAAATTCTGACGCGCCCCGCTGATGATTAA